TTCAGCTGGAACTCGCAGTCCTCGACCAGTCCGGCGAGCGCGTCGAGGTCGAGCCGCCGCTGTTCGTGTCTGTCGGCCCACTCGCCGTCGCCCTTCGGGTCGCGCTCGGCGATCGGCGTGCTCGACGCCAGCTTCGGGCTCACGCTGGCCAGGTCGATCGGCGCGTCGCGGTGGATCGTCCCGTTTGTCTCGACGGTGGTGTGATAGCCTGCGTCGTCCAGCCGCTCCAGCAGCGCGACGCTCTCCTCGTGCACGAGGGGCTCGCCACCCGTCAGGACGACGTGGTCCGCGTCGTGGTTCGCCACCTCGTCGACGATCTCGTCGATCCCCATCCAGGCGTGGGTCGGCTCCCAGGAGGTGTGGTAGGAGTCGCAGAACCAGCACCGGAGGTTGCAGCCGCTCGTGCGGACGAACACGCTGGGCACGCCCGCCAGCTTCCCCTCGCCCTGCAGCGAGTGGAACAGCTCGTTGATCGGCAGGCCCTCGCCCTCCGGCTCGGTCGCCGCATCGCCGTCGCCCTCCGCCTCGACGTCGCGCTCGACCGGCATCACTGCCCCGCCGCGAGCTCGCTGGTCTCCCGGACGGTCACGTCGACCTCGCTGACCGTGTCGGGCAGCGCCTCGGCCAGCCGCTCCTCCAGCAGGACGGACATGACCTCGGCGGTCGGCGGGGCGTCCAGGACGACGACGGCGTCGCCGTCGCCGCTGTCCTCGAAGGCCTCGATCAGCGGGTCGCCCGCCTCCAGCAGGAAGCGGTGGTCCCAGGCGTCGATGGCGTCCGTGACCGCGCCCTTGTCGGCGATCCACCCCTCCTCGGTCAGCTCGCCGACCAGGCGCACGGTCACGGCGTAGTTGTGTCCGTGGGGCCTGCTGCACTTGCCGTCGTGGTGCATGATCCGGTGGCCCGCGCTGATGCGGATCGGCCGGTCGCCCCCGACGACCAGTTCCCGCTCGCCCGCGTCGACGAGCGACGAGTGTTCTTCGGCGACTCTATCGGTCATATCTGGATATTATTGAGGGAGTAGTTAAAACGACTGGTCGATCGCCGTCTGGGGATTCCGACGGGCTCGCCGTTGCCACCGTGGCTGTCGCCGATCACTCGGGCAGGTCGTCCCGCTCCAGCGGCGTCGCGGTCCGCCAGTAGTGGTCGAAGGCGTCGCCCGCCCACGACCGGACAGCCCGGTCGTCGGTGTCCACCGAGGCCTGGAGGACGCCGTTCCCGTCGCGCAGCAGCAGGTGGACGACGTCGTCGACGACGGTCACCGCCACTGGCACGCCCTCGTCGCGGATGCGGATCGCGGCGTTCTCGGCGTCCAGTAGCGAGGCCAGCCGCTCCCGGAGCCCGGGGTCGTCCGCCAGCGGGTCGATGGCGCTCCGGGAGAACACGCCCCGGAAGGTCCCCTCGCCGTCGGTGACCAGGTCCTCGACGACTCCGAGGCTCTGGTCGTTGAACGCGTGGGAGAACACCCGGACGTCCGACGCCGACTCGATCAGGTCGACCACGCGCTGGACCGGCGCGTCGGGCCGCGTCACGGTCGGCGTCGTGACGGTCGCGTTCGCCAGCCGCCCCAGGTCGAAGTCCATCGCGTGCGTGGGCAGGAACTCGACGACGTCGCGCAGCTCGCGCTCCGTCTCGAGTATGTCGAGCAGGTCCGTGACGCCCGAGGCCACCAGCCGCCCGGTGGCCGTCGCCACGTACTCGCTGCCGTCCCGGCGGATCCAGGACCGCTCGTCGAGGTCGCCGAGGATCCGGCCGAGCGTCGCCTGCGACGCGCCCGTCGCCGCGGCCAGTTCGTCGCGCGTGTGTCGCCCCTCGGCGAGCAGCTGCAGCACCTCGACCCGGTTGGCCGAGAGCGCGAGGAACTCGATCTCCGCCAGTGCCTCGTCCATACCGCCACTCGCAGCCCTCTCCGGAAACCGCTTTCGCACCGTGAAATCGTTTCACGCCGCGCAACAGCGGTGCAGCGCGAGCGGCTTGCACGCTATGTAAGAATTTCTGAACGAACTCATAACCATAGCGGCCTAAGTACGGGTAAGATGACGCAACTCCGCTCTACGCCGGTGTTCTCTCTTCCGGCGTACGATGGTCAGATTAACGAGGTGAGTCCGTAACGTGGTCGCGAAGCGCGCGCTCGCGCTGGCCCTGATCACAGCCGTCCTGTTCGGCGGGACGTTCGTCGCGGCGAAGGCGGGGCTGGAGTACTTCCCGCCGCTTTTGTTCGTCGCGCTGCGGTTCGACGTCGCGACGGTCGGTCTGGTGGCCTTCGCGGTCGCCACCCACTCCCGGGCGGCCCTCCGGCCGCGGACGTGGGGCGATCTCGCGGGCATCCTCGCGACCGGGATCTTCGCCATCGGGCTGGCCAACGCCCTGCTGTTCGTCGGCCAGCAGTACGCCACCAGCGCCGTCGGTGCGATCGTCTTCGGGCTCAATCCGATCCTGACGCCGGTGCTCGCCGCCGGCCTCCTCGCCGACGAGCGGCTCTCCCGGCGCGGCGTCGTCGGCCTCGCCCTCGGGCTGGTCGGGGTCGCGCTCGTGGTCGACCCGGACCCGGCGACGCTGTTCGCCGGCGGCGTGGGGAAGCTCCTGCTGTTCGGCGGCGCCGCCAGCGGTGCCCTCGGGAGCGTCCTCATCCGCCGGGCCGACAGCACGCTCTCCAGCACCGCCCGGACCGCCTGGGGGCTGCCCTTCGGCGCGGCGCTGACGCACCTCCTGAGCCTGTCGGCCGGCGAGTCGGTCGCCGCCGTGACCTGGAGCCAGGAGGCGCTGCTCGCGCTGGGTTACGTCGGCCTGTTCGCCGGCGCCGTCGCCTACATCACCTACTTCGAGCTGATCGACGTCGCCGGCGCCGTCCGGGCGAACCTGGTGTTCTACGTCACGCCGGCCGTCGCCACGCTCGGGGGCTGGGCGCTGCTGGGCGAGACTGTCTCCGTGCTGACCTTCGCCGGCTTCCTGACCATCTTCGCCGGCTTCGCCGTCCTGGGTAGCGAATCGATCGACGTCCGTCGGCTGCTGGAGCGCGTCGCTCCGACCGCCGCCGACGTCCGGCCAGCGGGTGCGGCGCGCTTCGATCACGGGTCGGACGCGGTCGGGTTCGACGGTTCCGACGACTAATCCCGTATGGTTACTTCCATGAGTGGCCTGGCTGCGATATCGCACACGCGGCGATAGGCGTACGGATTCCCCAACTACGTGGTATTTTATCGAAGCAACCCTACAGCTCGGCACGCTATGGGACGCGACACCTCCGGGCTGGCAATCAGTCTGCTCGGTCTGGCGGTGTTCGTCGTCGGCGTCGGGCTGCTGATCGATCTGACGTACTTCGAAACCGCACCCGCCCTGCAGGCGAGAGAGGGACTGGGGCTGCTGACTCCCAACCTCGTCGTCGGTGGCTACGGACTGATGGAAGCGGGCCGGTACCACGGAAC
This genomic interval from Halomicrobium urmianum contains the following:
- a CDS encoding 7-carboxy-7-deazaguanine synthase QueE; translation: MPVERDVEAEGDGDAATEPEGEGLPINELFHSLQGEGKLAGVPSVFVRTSGCNLRCWFCDSYHTSWEPTHAWMGIDEIVDEVANHDADHVVLTGGEPLVHEESVALLERLDDAGYHTTVETNGTIHRDAPIDLASVSPKLASSTPIAERDPKGDGEWADRHEQRRLDLDALAGLVEDCEFQLKFVVTGKGDLPEIEDLVDRVREATSVPVRDADVLLMPEGRTREELDETRRTVAELAAERGYRYTPRLHVDLWNDAPGT
- a CDS encoding 6-pyruvoyl trahydropterin synthase family protein, producing the protein MTDRVAEEHSSLVDAGERELVVGGDRPIRISAGHRIMHHDGKCSRPHGHNYAVTVRLVGELTEEGWIADKGAVTDAIDAWDHRFLLEAGDPLIEAFEDSGDGDAVVVLDAPPTAEVMSVLLEERLAEALPDTVSEVDVTVRETSELAAGQ
- a CDS encoding helix-turn-helix transcriptional regulator, which translates into the protein MDEALAEIEFLALSANRVEVLQLLAEGRHTRDELAAATGASQATLGRILGDLDERSWIRRDGSEYVATATGRLVASGVTDLLDILETERELRDVVEFLPTHAMDFDLGRLANATVTTPTVTRPDAPVQRVVDLIESASDVRVFSHAFNDQSLGVVEDLVTDGEGTFRGVFSRSAIDPLADDPGLRERLASLLDAENAAIRIRDEGVPVAVTVVDDVVHLLLRDGNGVLQASVDTDDRAVRSWAGDAFDHYWRTATPLERDDLPE
- a CDS encoding DMT family transporter, encoding MVAKRALALALITAVLFGGTFVAAKAGLEYFPPLLFVALRFDVATVGLVAFAVATHSRAALRPRTWGDLAGILATGIFAIGLANALLFVGQQYATSAVGAIVFGLNPILTPVLAAGLLADERLSRRGVVGLALGLVGVALVVDPDPATLFAGGVGKLLLFGGAASGALGSVLIRRADSTLSSTARTAWGLPFGAALTHLLSLSAGESVAAVTWSQEALLALGYVGLFAGAVAYITYFELIDVAGAVRANLVFYVTPAVATLGGWALLGETVSVLTFAGFLTIFAGFAVLGSESIDVRRLLERVAPTAADVRPAGAARFDHGSDAVGFDGSDD